GCCACTTAGGTACCGCCCCCGAAGGAGCGGCCCCCGTTCGACTCGCATGTGTTAAGCTCACCGCCAGCGTTCATCCTGAGCCAGGATCAAACTCTCCGTGGTGGAGAGCCGCACCGGCACGCAGCCGATGGGTCCCTGACTCTAATTGTTATCCGAAAAAGCCTTACGGCCTCTCGGGGGCGACGCTTCGGGTTTCCAACGATTGAATTGTCGCGGTTCGGGGCGCTGCGGGGAATGTCCCTCGCGAGCGCATCCTCCAATTTATCTACCCCACCCTCCGCTGTCAACCCTGACCCGCAAAATTGGTGGGGTGACTGCCGGATCGGCTGCTGCAAGCGTCTCGCCCCTCTGTGCGACAATTCCAACCGAAGCCCGACTGGGAAAGCTGCGGTGTCTCTAGACTTCCAGGCTGTCATCGCCCGGCTCGATCGATTCTGGGGCGAGCAGGGATGCACGATCACGCAACCGTACGACACGGAAAAAGGCGCGGGGACCATGAACCCCCACACTTTTTTGCGCGCTATCGGGCCCGAGCCCTGGTCAGTGGCCTACGTCGAGCCTTGCCGCCGTCCCACGGACGGGCGCTACGCCGAGAACCCCAACCGCTTTCAGCACTACTACCAGTACCAAGTCCTGATCAAACCCTCGCCTGCCAACATTCAGGACTTGTTTTTAGAATCGCTGCGAGCGATCGGCATTGGGCCTGAGGACCACGACGTACGTTTTGTCGAAGACGATTGGGAAGCCCCCACGCTCGGCGCCTGGGGCGTAGGCTGGGAAGTTTGGCTCGATGGCATGGAGATCGCGCAGTTCACCTACTTCCAGCAGTGCGGCGGCATTGACTGCCATCCGGTTTCGATCGAGATTACCTACGGCCTCGAGCGGTTGGCCATGTACTTGCAGGGCGTCGATGCCGTTATGGACATTCGCTGGAACGCGGATCTGAGCTACGGCGACATCCACCGGCAAAGCGAGATCGAGCAGTGCCGCTACAACTTTGAGGTCTCCGATCCCAATTTGCTGTTCCAGCTATTCGAGCTCTACGAACGGGAGGCTGAACGCGTCTGCGATGCCGAGCTAGTCCTGCCGGGGCTGGATTACGTTCTCAAGTGCTCCCACACCTTTAACCTGCTTGATGCGCGCGGCGTCATCTCGGTGACCGAGCGGACTCGCTACATCGGCCGCATTCGGGCACTTGCGCGGCGCGTTGCCCGCTGCTACTGGCAGCAGCGCGAGGCTTTAGGGTTTCCGCTGCTGCCGGCCCAGCCAGCCGAGCGCAGCCCAACGAGCAGCGTCGAAGCCTCGGCTGCTGCCCAACCCAGCGGCGCGTAGGCCCATGAGTGCGCTCCTAGAGCCCATTGCCGAAATCCTGCGCGAGCTGCCCATCCCAAGTGCCATCGTCCGTTGGGGCCATCTGGCCCTCATGGCGGTCGTGGCGTTCGTCATGGGGCCAGCCGCAGCACTAGCCGGTTGGCGGGCGCGCCGCGCGGCCTCGGCGGCGGCTAGGATCCAGCATCGCCGGCTGGCGCCCTGGCTGCTACTGTTTTTGGCGGGCGGCTATCTGGGCGGCCTGCTCTCGCTGCGCATGCAGCAGCGTCCCATTCTAGAGAGCCCGCACTTTTGGACGGGCTCGTTGGTACTAGGGCTGCTTGGTGTCAATGCGGCTATTGCCCTGACAGGATTTGCTGGCGATCGCGCCAGCCTGCGCAGCGCGCATGCCCTGCTCGGGAGTGCCGCGCTGGCGGTGCTGCTGCTGCATGCAGCGCTGGGGCTCGATCTAGGGCTGGCGCTCTGATGGGCGATCGCACTGCCCCCTTGCTGGGCTGTGCCTACATCGCCGGACTGCTTCTGGCCGAGGGCGCGATCGCGCCCAGCGACGGAGCCGTTGGCTTGCAGCTAGCGCGCTGGGGAACTGCCGCACTCGCGCTGGGGGCGGCAGCAGCTGTCCTGATTCCGCGCTGGTGGTGGCGCGGCCCCAGCGCGCGCCAATGGTTGGCAATCGGGTTGACAGTGGCGGTCGCTGTTGCCTACTGGGGCGCTCGCCTGCCGCAACCGGGTGAAGCTGATATCAGCCGCTACGTTGGCAGCGCGGCAGCCCAGGCCCCACAGGCACGCACGGCAGCCGTGGAAGGACGCGTCTTGAGCTTGCCCGAGCTAACGCGCGAGGGGCGAGCGCGCCTATGGCTGGCCGCGCAGCGCTTGGATGGCACCCCAGCGACTGGCCAGCTCTACGTAACGGTGCCGGTCTTGCAAGCAACTGGCGTTGCCCCCGGCCAGCATGCTCGCGTGCGCGGCACGCTCTACCATCCGCCCAGCAGCCGCAACCCCGGCGCTTTCGACTTTCAGGCTTATTTGGCCCGCCAAGGGGCTTTTGCCAGTCTCAGCGGCCGGCAGTTGACGCAAACCGCTCCTGAGGCGGACTGGGGCTGGTGGCAGTTGCGCCAACGCATCGTGCGCGCGCAGGTGCGCTGGCTGGGCAGCCCCAACGGTCAGCTGCCGAGCTCGATGGTGTTGGGACGCCGCGCTGTCGATTTGCCCTACAGCGTGCAAGATCGCTTCGTTGAGGCTGGACTGGCTCACGTGCTAGCTGCCTCCGGCTTTCACGTATCGCTGCTGCTGGGTGCCGTGTCGGTCGCTGCGCGCCGGCTCGGCGATTGGGGGCGGTTGGGCGTGGCGCTGGCAGCCCTAGTGGCCTATGCCGGGCTGACTGGCGGTCAACCCGCCACCCTGCGAGCGGCGCTGATGGAGGCTGCCGGCGCGCTTGCCGTGGCTAGCAACCGGCAAGTGGATGCCAAGCGAGCACTGCTGCTGGCCGCAACGCTCCTGCTGGTTTGGGATCCGCTCTGGATTGGGGATTGGGAATTCGGACTGAGCTTTGCCGCCACTTGGGGGCTCATTACAACCGTGCCGGCGCTCTTGCAACGCCTGGATTGGCTGCCGTCACCGCTAGCAACAGCCGTTGCCATTCCGGTGGCTGTCTTTCCCTGGGTTCTGCCGCTCCAGCTGCATTTTTTTGGCGTCATCCCCACCTACAGCATCCTGGCCAATGTCGCCGTGGCGCCGCTGGTGTACTGGTTAGCTTGGGGGGGCATGGCAAGCGCGCTGGGCGCTGCGATCGCCCCGCCGTTGGGAAGCGCCTTGGCCTGGCTGCTAACGCCGGCAGTAACGCTGCTACAAGGCATTGTGGGCGCGATTGCCGGCCTGCCCGGTAGTTCGTGGGTAGTGGGAACCATCGGCGTTGCGACCGTGGTGGCGCTCTACGGCGCGCTCGGGTTGGCTAACGTTCGGGCAGTGAGGCAGCGGTGGCCGTGGCTGGCGCTGGCAGCACTGGCACTACTGGTCCTGCCGTGGGCTTACGAGCGCGCCACCCTAACCCGCGTCACGGTTTTGGCGGCAGGCGACGAGCTGGTTGCGGTGGTCCGCGATCGCGGCACGGTGACGCTGATCAACAGCGGCAGCCCCGAGACCGTGCAGTTTGTGGTGGGGCCGTTTTTGCAGCGCCAGGGCATCGGCCACCTGAATCGGGCAATTGTCCTATCGCGCAGCAGCGATCGCCGCGGCTGGTCGGCGCTGGCCGAGCATGTCTCGTTGGGGACCCTGGCATTCAACCCCGCCCTAGGCGCGCAACACTTGCCGGCTTCCGGCGTGGCGGCGCAGCGCCAGCCGCTGCCGTCCCCATCCCAACGCAGCCCGGGCAACAGCCGGATGGCGCTATCAAGTGCCGAACCGGCTCTGCTGCAGCTGCACCTGCGCGGCCAGGATTGGCTGTGGCTGGAGGGCAAGGGCGATCCGCCACCAGCGGCGGCCGGCCAGCCCCCCATTCTCGTTTGGGCCGGTTCCCCACCCCCCGAGCGCTGGTGGCGCGAGCTAGTGCCCCAAGCCGCGATCGCGGCATCGCGAACGGTCGATGCGCAACTCGAGCAGGACCTGAGCGCCCGCGCTGTTCCCATTCATTGGACAGTGCGGGCGGGCGCCATCCAATGGCGCCCGCGAACGGGGCTGCGCGCTAGCGAGCTAACCGTCGATCCCCAGCGATCGCCCTACTGAGTCCTGGTCAACACCCGCCTGGCTCGGTAGAATGCAGCATTGCAAGTCATGCTTGCTCGGAGAGGTGGCAGAGCGGTCGATTGCGGCGGACTCGAAATCCGCTATACCCGTCCAGGGTATCGGGGGTTCGAATCCCTCCCTCTCCGCTTTCCCAGCGCCAGCGGTGGCAAGCCCGCTCAAGCGTCAGCCGGGACGAAAGCCTTGTTCTGCGCCTGATAGATCCAGGCAATGCCGTCTGGATCGCGCGTTTGGCTCCACTCGGCAAAATCCGGATCGGCCTTACGCTTGCCGACAGTGCTGGCATGAACGTCCAGGCGCCGCGCCAGCTCGGCCTGATTGAAGGTCCAGTCCTTCCCCGAGGGCTGGGTGGCGGCCCCATCGGTCTCGCTGGTGTCGCGCCCGCCATCGGGATTGGGGGCGGTGTTGAGGGCAGCTAGCAGGGCCGCATGCCGATCACCGCTCGAGGGGGCTGCCTCCGGTGGGGCATCTGCCTCAGGGGCGGCAGGCGTTGGCTCCTGGGTGGCGGACTCAGCACTCGCTTGAGGGTGGCGGCTGCCTTGGGCCAGTTCGGGGGCGGATGCGGCTACCTCATCGGCGGCGCTCTCGGGCTCGCTATCCGCAAACAGCGACCCCAGGGCGCTGGCGGTCAAAAAGTAATAGAACGTCCCAGCTTCGCTCGCCTGGCGCTGGGCGCCGTATTCTTCGGCTCGGCGCGCCAAAAAACGCCGGGCTGCCTCGCCGGTCAGGTTGGCCCGTAGGGCCAAATCGAGCGGGGCAATTCGGCCGTGGTTCTCGCGCAGCAACTGCTCAAAAAACGGCTGGACTTGCTGGCTCCACCGCTTCCAGCGATAGTGTTGCCACACGCGCGACACCAGTCCTACCCCCAATGCCGGGAGCAGTAGCGGCCAAGCCGTTAGGACGATCCCCAGCCCCAGAGCGACTGGCAAGATTGCAACGAGTGCCCCTTTCGCCGCCCTATCCAGTTGCGTTTCGGTCATTGGCCCGGCTGCAGTCCGCCAGTTGCCGCAATCTTATAACGCTTTTAGCGGCCTATCGCAAGCGGGACAGCGCCTCAGGCTGCCTCGCGCTGCGGTGCCAGCCCCAGCCGCTCGAACATGACCTCGCGGGCGCGCACGGCCAGAGCGTCGTCCAGCGCCGGTAGCGGGACAGCCTCCCCGTACTTCTGCTGCCAAGCTGTCTGCATGAGCCAGTCCGCCAGGAACGGGTTTTTGGGTAGCAGCGGCCCGTGGGAGTAGGTCGCGATCGCGTTGTGGCGGATGGCCCCTTCCGTGCCGTCCCGGCCGTTATTGCCGTAGCCGTACCGGACTCGCCCCAGCGGCGTTGCCATTGCCAGCTGCGTCCGCCCGCCGTGGTTCTCAAAGCCGATGGCGATAGGCGGTGCCCCCCAAAGCGCGCGCAACTGGGATGCCAGGGGCTCTGCGGTGATTTCAAAGGCCAAGTTGCCAATGCAGCGCGGCGCCCCCTCTCCGGGATGGTGGCTGCTAAAGTCAAACAGGCCCAGGCCGGGGATGCACTCGCCCAAAGCGGGCTCGTAATAGTGCCCCAGCAACTGCGGAGCACCGCAGGTGAACGCCCCGGGCATGCCCGCTTCCAATCCCTGGCGCAGGGCGTCTGCCTTGGCCCCCTGCAGATCGCGCATGACAATCGCTTGCTGGCGATCTTGGGCGCCCCCGCCAACGACCAGATCGACGCTGCCAAAGCGCTCGCTCGGGGCATCGCGATCCAGCGGGACCACCTCGACCGGGATCTGGCGCCACTGGCAGCGCCGCTGCAGGCAAATGACGTTGCCGCGATCGCCGTAGGTGCTCATCAGGGTGGGAT
This DNA window, taken from Cyanobacteria bacterium QS_8_64_29, encodes the following:
- the glyQ gene encoding glycine--tRNA ligase subunit alpha, whose translation is MSLDFQAVIARLDRFWGEQGCTITQPYDTEKGAGTMNPHTFLRAIGPEPWSVAYVEPCRRPTDGRYAENPNRFQHYYQYQVLIKPSPANIQDLFLESLRAIGIGPEDHDVRFVEDDWEAPTLGAWGVGWEVWLDGMEIAQFTYFQQCGGIDCHPVSIEITYGLERLAMYLQGVDAVMDIRWNADLSYGDIHRQSEIEQCRYNFEVSDPNLLFQLFELYEREAERVCDAELVLPGLDYVLKCSHTFNLLDARGVISVTERTRYIGRIRALARRVARCYWQQREALGFPLLPAQPAERSPTSSVEASAAAQPSGA
- a CDS encoding DUF4079 domain-containing protein, whose amino-acid sequence is MSALLEPIAEILRELPIPSAIVRWGHLALMAVVAFVMGPAAALAGWRARRAASAAARIQHRRLAPWLLLFLAGGYLGGLLSLRMQQRPILESPHFWTGSLVLGLLGVNAAIALTGFAGDRASLRSAHALLGSAALAVLLLHAALGLDLGLAL
- a CDS encoding competence protein codes for the protein MGDRTAPLLGCAYIAGLLLAEGAIAPSDGAVGLQLARWGTAALALGAAAAVLIPRWWWRGPSARQWLAIGLTVAVAVAYWGARLPQPGEADISRYVGSAAAQAPQARTAAVEGRVLSLPELTREGRARLWLAAQRLDGTPATGQLYVTVPVLQATGVAPGQHARVRGTLYHPPSSRNPGAFDFQAYLARQGAFASLSGRQLTQTAPEADWGWWQLRQRIVRAQVRWLGSPNGQLPSSMVLGRRAVDLPYSVQDRFVEAGLAHVLAASGFHVSLLLGAVSVAARRLGDWGRLGVALAALVAYAGLTGGQPATLRAALMEAAGALAVASNRQVDAKRALLLAATLLLVWDPLWIGDWEFGLSFAATWGLITTVPALLQRLDWLPSPLATAVAIPVAVFPWVLPLQLHFFGVIPTYSILANVAVAPLVYWLAWGGMASALGAAIAPPLGSALAWLLTPAVTLLQGIVGAIAGLPGSSWVVGTIGVATVVALYGALGLANVRAVRQRWPWLALAALALLVLPWAYERATLTRVTVLAAGDELVAVVRDRGTVTLINSGSPETVQFVVGPFLQRQGIGHLNRAIVLSRSSDRRGWSALAEHVSLGTLAFNPALGAQHLPASGVAAQRQPLPSPSQRSPGNSRMALSSAEPALLQLHLRGQDWLWLEGKGDPPPAAAGQPPILVWAGSPPPERWWRELVPQAAIAASRTVDAQLEQDLSARAVPIHWTVRAGAIQWRPRTGLRASELTVDPQRSPY
- a CDS encoding cobalamin biosynthesis protein CobQ, encoding MSSDAGLLRIGWLYPTLMSTYGDRGNVICLQRRCQWRQIPVEVVPLDRDAPSERFGSVDLVVGGGAQDRQQAIVMRDLQGAKADALRQGLEAGMPGAFTCGAPQLLGHYYEPALGECIPGLGLFDFSSHHPGEGAPRCIGNLAFEITAEPLASQLRALWGAPPIAIGFENHGGRTQLAMATPLGRVRYGYGNNGRDGTEGAIRHNAIATYSHGPLLPKNPFLADWLMQTAWQQKYGEAVPLPALDDALAVRAREVMFERLGLAPQREAA